One Anguilla rostrata isolate EN2019 chromosome 15, ASM1855537v3, whole genome shotgun sequence genomic window carries:
- the uchl3 gene encoding ubiquitin carboxyl-terminal hydrolase isozyme L3 isoform X1 — translation MEGQRWLPLEANPDVMNQFLRQLGLQPSWQFGDVYGLDPELLSLVPRPVCAVLLLFPVTDKYESFRLEEEAKIKAQGPQVRPDVYFMRQTIGNACGTIGLIHAVANNQARLDFEPDSALKKFLMQSSSLSPEDKASFLEKDESIRVTHESSAQEGQTEAPSLDEKVDLHFIAFVNVGGSLYELDGRKPFPIAHGKTTEDTFLEDATEVCRRFMARDPDELRFTVVALSKA, via the exons TTCCTGCGGCAGCTGGGTCTGCAGCCGAGCTGGCAGTTTGGAGACGTTTACGGCCTGGACCCAGAGCTGCTCAGCCTGGTTCCCCGGCCCGTGTGCGCGGTCCTTCTCCTGTTCCCCGTGACAGATAAG TATGAGTCCTTCagactggaggaggaggcgaaGATTAAGGCCCAGGGGCCACAGGTCCGCCCGGACGTGTACTTCATGAGGCAGACGATAGGGAACGCCTGCGGGACCATCGGACTGATCCACGCCGTGGCGAATAACCAGGCCCGGCTCGACTTCG AACCAGACTCTGCTCTGAAAAAGTTCCTGATGCAGTCCAGCTCCTTGAGTCCAGAGGACAAGGCGTCTTTCCTGGAAAAAGACGAG AGTATCCGTGTGACCCATGAGTCCAGTGCCCAGGAAGGACAGACAGAG GCCCCGAGCTTAGACGAGAAGGTGGACTTGCATTTTATTGCGTTTGTGAATGTTGGAGGGAGTCTGTATGAGTTGG ACGGACGTAAGCCTTTCCCAATTGCCCATGGGAAAACCACAGAGGACACTTTCCTTGAG GACGCCACAGAGGTGTGTCGGAGGTTCATGGCCCGGGACCCGGACGAGCTGCGCTTCACTGTCGTCGCTCTCTCCAAAGCGTGA
- the uchl3 gene encoding ubiquitin carboxyl-terminal hydrolase isozyme L3 isoform X3, whose translation MEGQRWLPLEANPDVMNQFLRQLGLQPSWQFGDVYGLDPELLSLVPRPVCAVLLLFPVTDKYESFRLEEEAKIKAQGPQVRPDVYFMRQTIGNACGTIGLIHAVANNQARLDFEPDSALKKFLMQSSSLSPEDKASFLEKDESIRVTHESSAQEGQTEAPSLDEKVDLHFIAFVNVGGSLYELDGRKPFPIAHGKTTEDTFLEDATEVCRRFVGGRGGCMNLLNV comes from the exons TTCCTGCGGCAGCTGGGTCTGCAGCCGAGCTGGCAGTTTGGAGACGTTTACGGCCTGGACCCAGAGCTGCTCAGCCTGGTTCCCCGGCCCGTGTGCGCGGTCCTTCTCCTGTTCCCCGTGACAGATAAG TATGAGTCCTTCagactggaggaggaggcgaaGATTAAGGCCCAGGGGCCACAGGTCCGCCCGGACGTGTACTTCATGAGGCAGACGATAGGGAACGCCTGCGGGACCATCGGACTGATCCACGCCGTGGCGAATAACCAGGCCCGGCTCGACTTCG AACCAGACTCTGCTCTGAAAAAGTTCCTGATGCAGTCCAGCTCCTTGAGTCCAGAGGACAAGGCGTCTTTCCTGGAAAAAGACGAG AGTATCCGTGTGACCCATGAGTCCAGTGCCCAGGAAGGACAGACAGAG GCCCCGAGCTTAGACGAGAAGGTGGACTTGCATTTTATTGCGTTTGTGAATGTTGGAGGGAGTCTGTATGAGTTGG ACGGACGTAAGCCTTTCCCAATTGCCCATGGGAAAACCACAGAGGACACTTTCCTTGAG GACGCCACAGAGGTGTGTCGGAGATtcgtgggggggcggggagggtgtATGAACCTGTTAAATGTGTAA
- the uchl3 gene encoding ubiquitin carboxyl-terminal hydrolase isozyme L3 isoform X2 encodes MEGQRWLPLEANPDFLRQLGLQPSWQFGDVYGLDPELLSLVPRPVCAVLLLFPVTDKYESFRLEEEAKIKAQGPQVRPDVYFMRQTIGNACGTIGLIHAVANNQARLDFEPDSALKKFLMQSSSLSPEDKASFLEKDESIRVTHESSAQEGQTEAPSLDEKVDLHFIAFVNVGGSLYELDGRKPFPIAHGKTTEDTFLEDATEVCRRFMARDPDELRFTVVALSKA; translated from the exons TTCCTGCGGCAGCTGGGTCTGCAGCCGAGCTGGCAGTTTGGAGACGTTTACGGCCTGGACCCAGAGCTGCTCAGCCTGGTTCCCCGGCCCGTGTGCGCGGTCCTTCTCCTGTTCCCCGTGACAGATAAG TATGAGTCCTTCagactggaggaggaggcgaaGATTAAGGCCCAGGGGCCACAGGTCCGCCCGGACGTGTACTTCATGAGGCAGACGATAGGGAACGCCTGCGGGACCATCGGACTGATCCACGCCGTGGCGAATAACCAGGCCCGGCTCGACTTCG AACCAGACTCTGCTCTGAAAAAGTTCCTGATGCAGTCCAGCTCCTTGAGTCCAGAGGACAAGGCGTCTTTCCTGGAAAAAGACGAG AGTATCCGTGTGACCCATGAGTCCAGTGCCCAGGAAGGACAGACAGAG GCCCCGAGCTTAGACGAGAAGGTGGACTTGCATTTTATTGCGTTTGTGAATGTTGGAGGGAGTCTGTATGAGTTGG ACGGACGTAAGCCTTTCCCAATTGCCCATGGGAAAACCACAGAGGACACTTTCCTTGAG GACGCCACAGAGGTGTGTCGGAGGTTCATGGCCCGGGACCCGGACGAGCTGCGCTTCACTGTCGTCGCTCTCTCCAAAGCGTGA